The Leopardus geoffroyi isolate Oge1 chromosome D3, O.geoffroyi_Oge1_pat1.0, whole genome shotgun sequence region AAGCACATGGTTAGGGTCCGAGCTCCTCTATGGTTGAGTTGCTGGACCTGCCTCTCCAGCTTCagtttctacttctgtaaaatggagccatTGGGAGGGTAGTTGAAAGGAAGTTGGGTAAAAATTGCAGTAATAACTATtgttattgttttcctttattcctaGCACACAGCCCCAAGACCACTCTTGACGCCTTCAGCCGTGCTATGCATGCCAGAGGTCCCCCTGGCCCACTGTCCCCGGCGCTGCCTCTTGCCTCCTCTGTCCTGATGCTGCTGCTGAGCTGCCTGTGGCTGGTGGGGGCTGGCCCCAGCCTTGCCCTGGCCCCAGAGCTGCTGCTGGACCCTTGGCAGGGTGAGAGCCAGCCCCATGGACCTTGGAAGAGGCAGGAGACTTAGGTAGGGCCTAAGACCAGTTCATAGGAGCGGCATGCATCATACACTGGTCAAGCAGAGAGAGGACCCAGTGCCCCCAGTGGCCTTGGACAGGAGCATGCCCAACTCATCCACAGCCAAGAAGGGAGGGCGGAGCACCTAGGCAGAGGGGCCAGCAGAGCTGTGGGAGCCTGTGAGTAGGTATTCTTTTCAGATGGCTTCCGTTTTTGGtggttttctcttaaaataagaaCTAAGGCTTTCAGCTTAGTACAGGAATGTTCAGGAGGTCCTGGGAGTTTGAGGAGTGACCCCAGCTGAGTGTTTCCCATCAGACGTTAAGTGACTCATCCATAGTTGGGTTGCTCTTGAGAAGACTGAGTGGTGTCTCCAGCATGTTCGGTTAACACAGTAGGGGAGCAGCCGCAGCATTTAGAAGCCCTTGGTCCCTTTCACGAGTAATTACAGTGCTGGCAGTGGGCAGACTTTGGCTcctggggagaggaggctggcTTAGTGGGTATTCTGTAGAGGGTAACTACCACTCTGGGACAGCCTTGGGGGTTAGGGCCACTAACCTGGCACATAAGATCCTTTTCTCTCCCAGCACACCGTCTGCTGACCCACGTCCTGGGCCACACGGCCCTACCTGGCCTCCTCCTGAGCCTGCTGCTCCTGCCCACACTGGGCTGGTGGCAGGAGTGCCATCTGGGCACGCTGCGGTTCCTGCATGCCTCTGCCCTGCTCGCCCTGGCTGCTGGGCTAATGGGTGTGCTGCTGGCAGGCCTCGGGGTACCCAGCGCAGCTGGTGGCTGTGGCTACATGCCTGTCCACCTGGCCATGCTGGCGGGGCAGGGTTACCACCCTAGACAGCCCCAGGGGGTACTGCCACCGTGGCTGCTGCCGTGGCTGCTGCTTGCCTTGACACCAGTGCTCAGCTCCGAGCCACCCTTCCTGCAGCTATTGTGCGGCCTCCTTGCTGGCCTCGCCTGTATCCTTTGCCTGGGTCCAGGGCCCACGTGGACATGTGGGTTCTGTGGCTGGGCCCCCAGACTGCCTGGGAGGGAAGCGGCACAAGGAGGTTAGGTCCTTGCAGGTCAGCTGTGCAAACACATTCCGGGAGCATCTGTGAGTCTTCTGGCCAGACTGGGCGGGGGTGAGGCTGAGGGCTAATGGCCAGGTAGAGGCACCAACTATAATATAAAGGGGAGCCCTCCCCTACGGAGGCGGCATCTGAGCTGAGATGTGCAGGATGAAGGGTTCAGGGCAAGTGAAAAAGAGCAGGCCAGGCAGAGGGTGCAGGAAGTGCAAGGCCAGGGTGAGAGTGAGCCCCGGGGCTCAGCACTGAAAGGTGGAACACGTGTGGCTGGCGGTGCAGGTGCGTTGAACAAAGGCTTTTGCTCCAAAGATGCTCCGTGCCTGTTGGGGAAACCGTGCCTTTGGAGAGAACAGTGGGCACAGGCTTACCCGCTGTGGCTTTTTAGGACTGGGGACACCAGTTGCCCAGGCCTGGCTGTATCCTGCAGTGGGGAGTACGTTGCCCTGGCTGAGGGCAATGAGGGGGGTGTCACTGGGCACAAGGGTGGGCCTTGAGTCAGACCGGAGAGCTCTGGGAACAGAGCAGGCAGGGGATGCCGGAGACGAGGGGATAGAGCTTTTGTGGGGAGATACACCTGCCTCCCCCTCTTACTGGCTGAGTAGCTTCGGGCAGGTTCCTTTTCCTAGAGCTGCTGACTAGGATGACAACACACCCCTTGCTGGGCCATAGTGAGGAGATAGATGTGAGGGAATGCCTGTCACCActtggcccagggcctggcatgcAGTGTGGGCTCACCCCTGCTGGTTTTGGTTTTCCTTGACCGGCCGCCCTGCCCCGGGCAGACAGATGCAGCCGGGGCCTTCCGGTGGCTGGAGCTCTCTGAGCGGCGGCTGCAAGCACTGCAGGAGGGCATCTTGTGCAGGGTCCTGGCAGAGTGCTGGCCGGTCAGACTCCTTCCTACCCCAGGCAGCCTGGCCGAGCTGCCGGTCACCCATCCTGCCGGAGTCAGGTGAGAGTGATGCCAAAGACGGCGGCCCTGCTGGTGTAATCCGCGGCAGTGCTGGCAGTCAGGccctcttctgcttctgcttctccagGCCTCCCGCCCCCGGACCTCTTTACACAGCCTCCCCTAGCCTCTGGTCCCGCAGCGAAGGCTCAGCCCACCTCCCGCCAGGCCTAGGGCCTGTGCAGCTGACCTGGGAGGGCTCCTCTGAGGTGGGCCTGGCCTGGACCGGGCCCATCTTCCCCCCAGGGACCCCGCTGTGGGCAGCCCTGGATGAGCAGATGCTGCAGGAGGGGATCCAGGCCTCACTCCTTGAGGGGCCAGCCCAGTGTCCTGAGAGCCCGCTACCGCTGCCTaagtcctctgtctcctctctgcggTAAGGcggttgggtgggggtggggtccccTGGTGCAGGGGCTGGAGGTGACCCTGAcattccctccctgtccccccatccCACAGGTTGCAGCAGCTGGAGCGCATGGGCTTCCCCACAGAGCAGGCAGTGGTGGCACTGGCAGCCACGGGCCGAGTGGAGGGTGCCGTGTCCCTGCTGGTTGAGGGGGAGGTGGGCACTGAGGCCTTAGTGACTCAGGGGAGGGGTGGACCCGCCCACCCTGAGGGCCCTGGGCCCCCCTAGCACATGCAGGCCCTTGGGTGACGAGGGGCTTGGCCTGTGGTTGGGGAGTCGGAGCCCCAGCCCTGTCTGCTGAGAGTCACAGTGTGGTGCAGGAGAGGCCCCTCTGGCACCCCACCCTGGTACCGTTCAGAATAAAAACAGTGCACTTTTCAACCTAGACCTCCTCGGGAGCAgcagttgtgtctgactcttctGTGTTGGCAGCAAgggggatgaatgaatgagcgggGAGGGACTGACTGATTTCAGGCAAACAGCTCCTTGATGTGCAGAGACCAAGGCTGAACTGCAGCCTCTTCCTGGGGAAGCTACGCCCTCCACCTCGGGGCATAGAAGACCCTCTGCTGAGGAGCAATCTTGTTTCCCAGCTGATTTCTACCCAGCCTTGGGTCTCAGCCTACAGGAGACCTTCCTTCAGGAAACCTTCCCCAATTCCCCAGGAATATCATCCCTTCGCTGCCCGCACCCTGACAGTGTCCCTGCTGGACAGGGGCCAGTTCAGTCTCCTGAGGCTCTGGAGCTGGTGGCTGTGCCCTGCTGGGCTCCCTGCACAGGAAGCAATGTGGGGGTGCCATGAGGGAGAAGCTTCCTCAGCTTGGAAGAGGCAGCTCCTCCCTTTTGGCCCTCCTCAGTCCTTGACCCCTtcccaggaaggggaggggcagactgagccagagggtggagggtggggcctGGGTGTGAGGCTGATGGGCTGTGGGGAGAGGtaaggccaggggcgcctgggaagcTGGACTTTGAGGGGTGATGCAGGGAACTGTGTGTCCTGGAGCAGCCTACAGACTAGTCGCCTGAGGGGGCTGTACCCCACGCTGGGGCCAGAGTAAAGGGGCTGTAGAGACCGGCCCTGCCGTTGGCCACAGGCAAGGGGCCAGAAACAGACTGGACAGCCTGAAGGTCATGCCGTCcttttatgggtgaggaaacaGTCTTTGGGGGGGATGCTGCAGGTCACCCAATCTGGAAGCTGCCCCAAGGTCTGGCAGTTTCTTGCTCCTTGGGCGTCTCAGAAGCTGCAGCCATTGCCGAACACCTGGCCAGGGGATGGGGATGGTGTGAGCCTCTGCTCTGCTCACCTACCCCTGTGCACCCCCCTGCCCAGCAGCACCTTGACTGCCCTCACAGTCCTGCTTTGCATGTGGGCAGGGAAGGCcaccaagaagagagaagaggctcctggccctgcccagctGCACCCCATCTAAGCACACATCGAGACCAGGCCAGTGGGACATCAGGTTGGGTGCCTTTATTGGCTGGAGACCTCTTCCTCCAgggtgcccctccctctccatgCCTCCGCCCCCACCTGGGAcatgggaggggctgggggctcaggAGGCAGGACCTATGCAATGTCCTGCCTGTTGAGCTCAGGGTGGGGACCCAGCACCAGAAATCAAGGAGAGGAGGGCTGCGGTGGGCTCCCCGAGGTttggctggggaggagggagaggcaagCCTGCCTTTCCCCACCAGCCCGTGTGTGCTAAGGGCCCAGAAGAACCCTAGCTCCAGCCACCCATCAGTGCCCACAGGCCTGGATGCCCGGGCAGCCCGTGAGAAAACCGAAGCCTCCAACCTGCCACCCCTTCCCTGCAGGCTTGCACCATCCTATTTCACAGAGGGCAATGGAGGCCCAAGGCCCTGAGCAAGGTCTCACCTCTTGCCTgggctgcccctccctctcagGCCACAGTCCCTTCTCAGCTTCATAGTAGGCAGACTTGCACGGGGTGTCAGGACCAAGACTTGCCTATCCCAAAGGCCTAGGTGGCAGAAGGGACCCTGAGGACATTAATAAATATGCATGGGCGGTCCCTGGAGGCAGTTGGCCAAGTCCAGGCTAGGAAGGGAAGCCAGGCCAGGTCTGCCCCTAGGGCCGCCCCTGCTCTCAGCCTCTCTCGTTGCGGCTCCTGGGGGCCACGATCCGGTAGTTGGCCGCGTGTCCTCCCCTCTTGCCCCGCAGGAGGCTGGGGGTGCCTGTGCCGGCAGGGCCTGCCCCCGACCCCTCTGGTTCTGccggagggaaggaga contains the following coding sequences:
- the RHBDD3 gene encoding rhomboid domain-containing protein 3: MHARGPPGPLSPALPLASSVLMLLLSCLWLVGAGPSLALAPELLLDPWQAHRLLTHVLGHTALPGLLLSLLLLPTLGWWQECHLGTLRFLHASALLALAAGLMGVLLAGLGVPSAAGGCGYMPVHLAMLAGQGYHPRQPQGVLPPWLLPWLLLALTPVLSSEPPFLQLLCGLLAGLAYAAGAFRWLELSERRLQALQEGILCRVLAECWPVRLLPTPGSLAELPVTHPAGVRPPAPGPLYTASPSLWSRSEGSAHLPPGLGPVQLTWEGSSEVGLAWTGPIFPPGTPLWAALDEQMLQEGIQASLLEGPAQCPESPLPLPKSSVSSLRLQQLERMGFPTEQAVVALAATGRVEGAVSLLVEGEVGTEALVTQGRGGPAHPEGPGPP